From Paraflavitalea devenefica, the proteins below share one genomic window:
- a CDS encoding FMN-binding negative transcriptional regulator has protein sequence MYHLPYFKEPDFAKIKAFLHAHPFVMLSGVDAQNKPVATQVPLLISEKNGQLTFRGHLMRQTDHHKAFIQNPHVLALFTGPHTYVSASWYANPQQGSTWNYMSVHAKGELKFLEEAALLDILRDLTTHFEGGPNTPGGFDTLPREYIQRLVKAIVGFEITVTDIDNVFKLSQNRDEASYHRIIDKLKQGTADAQYIAREMEERTSQLFKHA, from the coding sequence ATGTACCATTTACCTTATTTCAAAGAACCCGACTTCGCCAAGATCAAAGCCTTCCTGCACGCCCACCCCTTCGTCATGCTCTCTGGAGTCGACGCACAGAACAAACCTGTCGCCACCCAGGTGCCCCTGCTCATCAGCGAGAAGAACGGCCAGCTCACCTTCCGCGGCCACCTCATGCGGCAAACCGATCACCACAAAGCCTTTATACAAAATCCCCACGTACTGGCCCTCTTCACCGGCCCGCACACCTATGTCAGCGCCAGTTGGTATGCCAACCCCCAACAGGGATCTACCTGGAACTACATGAGCGTCCACGCCAAAGGCGAATTGAAATTCCTGGAAGAAGCCGCCCTGCTGGACATATTGCGCGACCTCACTACCCATTTTGAAGGCGGCCCCAATACGCCCGGTGGCTTCGACACACTGCCCCGGGAATACATACAACGGCTCGTCAAGGCCATTGTGGGATTTGAGATCACGGTGACGGACATAGACAATGTTTTCAAGCTCAGCCAGAACCGCGACGAAGCCAGTTACCACCGCATTATAGACAAATTGAAGCAGGGAACGGCTGACGCACAATACATTGCCCGGGAGATGGAAGAGCGGACATCACAATTATTTAAACACGCCTAG
- a CDS encoding glycerophosphodiester phosphodiesterase codes for MKGIKETVELVLILGLVVACHATRKNDKAADNSNNQPLSKTATLPAFDKEGHRGCRGLMPENTIPAMLKAVDLGVTTLEMDAVITKDGQVILSHEPFFSAAIATKPDGTRVTAAEERGLNIYQMTFAETQRYDVGMAVNPGFKEQQKLAVTKPLLSAVVDSVEAYTKKKNGTPVFYNIETKCNPKTDNQYHPAPEEFVEKLMAVISSKHIEDRVIIQSFDFRTLQIIHTKYPAIKTAALVADNRGLEEHLKQLGFTPTIYSPLYTLVKPELVEQCHQKQIKILPWTVNDKPTIEKLKSLGVDGIISDYPNLFN; via the coding sequence ATGAAAGGGATCAAGGAAACCGTAGAATTAGTTTTAATACTTGGATTAGTGGTCGCCTGTCACGCCACCCGGAAAAACGACAAAGCAGCGGATAACAGCAATAACCAGCCATTGAGCAAAACAGCCACCTTACCGGCCTTCGACAAAGAAGGGCACCGCGGTTGCCGCGGCCTCATGCCGGAAAACACCATCCCCGCCATGCTGAAGGCCGTTGACCTCGGCGTCACCACCCTCGAAATGGACGCCGTTATCACTAAAGACGGGCAGGTCATCCTCTCCCATGAACCTTTCTTCAGTGCTGCCATTGCCACAAAGCCCGACGGCACACGCGTCACTGCCGCCGAAGAGCGCGGCCTCAACATCTACCAGATGACCTTTGCCGAAACGCAGCGGTATGATGTAGGCATGGCCGTCAATCCCGGCTTTAAAGAACAGCAGAAACTGGCAGTCACCAAGCCCTTGTTAAGTGCAGTCGTTGATTCGGTGGAAGCATACACCAAAAAGAAAAACGGCACGCCCGTCTTTTACAACATCGAGACCAAGTGCAATCCCAAAACCGACAACCAATACCACCCCGCGCCCGAAGAATTTGTGGAGAAACTCATGGCCGTCATCTCGTCAAAGCACATCGAAGACCGCGTCATCATCCAGTCTTTCGACTTCCGCACCCTGCAGATCATACACACCAAATATCCCGCTATCAAAACAGCCGCCCTCGTGGCCGACAACCGCGGTCTCGAAGAACACCTCAAACAACTCGGATTTACCCCCACCATCTACAGTCCGCTTTACACCCTCGTAAAACCGGAGCTCGTAGAGCAATGCCACCAAAAACAGATCAAGATCCTTCCCTGGACCGTCAACGACAAACCCACCATCGAAAAACTCAAATCTCTCGGCGTCGACGGCATCATCTCCGACTACCCCAACCTGTTTAATTAG
- a CDS encoding SDR family oxidoreductase, whose translation MNTSLQGKTAVIGGSTQGIGLAIAQELATMGATCILLARNQQALQEITAALPVPYQQQHSYKVADFAHPDQVRQAITAIVAATPVHILINNTGGPPPGPIAEAAEDAFLTAFNQHIICNQILVKAVIPGMKEAAYGRIINIISTSVRIPNKNLGVSNTIRGATASWAKTLSNELAAFGITVNNILPGYTKTQRLDSLIQNNASRRKVDPKVIEQEMLNEIPAKRFGEAAELAAVAAFLASPAAGYVNGVSIPVDGGKTGVI comes from the coding sequence ATGAACACTTCCCTCCAAGGCAAAACCGCCGTCATTGGCGGCAGTACCCAGGGCATTGGCCTGGCCATCGCCCAGGAACTGGCCACTATGGGCGCTACCTGCATCCTGTTAGCCCGCAATCAGCAGGCGCTGCAGGAGATCACGGCCGCATTGCCCGTACCGTACCAGCAGCAACATAGTTATAAAGTGGCCGACTTCGCCCACCCCGATCAGGTGCGGCAGGCCATCACAGCTATAGTAGCCGCTACACCTGTGCACATCTTAATAAACAATACCGGTGGTCCGCCGCCCGGGCCCATCGCGGAGGCGGCCGAAGATGCCTTCCTGACGGCCTTCAACCAGCACATCATCTGCAACCAGATATTGGTAAAAGCGGTCATACCCGGCATGAAGGAAGCTGCTTATGGCCGTATCATCAACATCATTTCTACGTCGGTGCGCATACCCAACAAAAACCTTGGTGTGTCCAATACCATTCGCGGGGCTACGGCTTCCTGGGCCAAGACCCTATCCAATGAGCTGGCGGCTTTTGGTATTACGGTCAACAACATCCTGCCGGGTTATACCAAAACCCAGCGACTGGACAGCCTCATACAGAACAATGCGTCACGGCGCAAGGTCGATCCCAAAGTCATTGAACAGGAAATGCTGAATGAAATACCGGCGAAGCGTTTTGGCGAGGCCGCCGAACTGGCAGCCGTTGCCGCCTTCCTCGCATCGCCCGCCGCCGGCTACGTCAACGGCGTCAGCATCCCCGTCGACGGCGGTAAAACCGGCGTGATATAA
- the kynU gene encoding kynureninase yields MTFENSLTHAQQLDQQDPLAPFRQQFIIPEHNNNKQLYFLGNSLGLQPRRTQVHLQEVLNQWAQYGVESWFMGEKPWLQYHDTLTTPLANIVGALPHEVVVMNQLTVNLHLLMVSFYRPQGKRNKIICEAKAFPSDQYMFETHVKHLGFNPEEVIIEIGPRAEEHTIRTEDILQAIEQHKDELALVLWGGINYYTGQVFDMAAITKAGQAAGAKVGFDLAHAAGNIPVQLHQWNVDFACWCSYKYLNSGPGAIGGAYIHERYHNDNSLQRLAGWWGYDKATRFLMQKGFVPVASAEGWQLSTPSPLLYAAHKAALEIVEEAGWDNIQAKRKKLSNWLWFLLEEVNTTTAEPVIEFITPREEAERGSQVSMLMLRDGKKIFDELTKAGIIVDWREPNVIRLAPVPLYNTYQEVWHFADTLLDILKNKV; encoded by the coding sequence ATGACATTTGAAAACAGTCTAACCCACGCCCAACAACTCGATCAGCAGGATCCGCTGGCCCCATTCCGCCAGCAATTCATCATCCCGGAACACAACAACAACAAACAACTCTACTTCCTCGGCAACTCTCTCGGGCTCCAACCGCGGCGCACGCAAGTTCACCTGCAGGAAGTCCTCAACCAATGGGCGCAATACGGCGTCGAAAGCTGGTTCATGGGCGAAAAGCCCTGGCTGCAATACCATGATACGCTTACAACTCCGCTGGCCAACATCGTAGGCGCGTTGCCGCATGAAGTCGTGGTCATGAACCAACTTACGGTCAACCTGCACTTACTGATGGTCTCCTTCTATCGGCCGCAGGGAAAGCGCAACAAGATCATTTGCGAAGCCAAAGCCTTCCCCAGTGATCAATACATGTTCGAGACCCATGTAAAACACCTGGGCTTCAATCCGGAGGAGGTCATCATAGAAATCGGCCCGCGCGCAGAAGAGCATACCATCCGCACGGAAGACATACTACAGGCCATCGAACAACACAAAGACGAACTGGCCCTGGTACTATGGGGCGGCATCAACTACTATACCGGCCAGGTCTTCGACATGGCCGCCATCACCAAAGCGGGCCAGGCGGCAGGCGCCAAAGTAGGATTTGATCTGGCGCATGCAGCGGGCAACATACCGGTGCAGTTGCACCAATGGAATGTAGATTTTGCTTGCTGGTGCAGTTACAAATACCTCAACAGCGGCCCCGGTGCGATCGGCGGCGCCTACATCCATGAGCGTTACCACAATGACAATTCCCTGCAACGTTTGGCCGGCTGGTGGGGATACGACAAAGCCACGCGCTTTCTCATGCAAAAAGGTTTTGTGCCGGTAGCTTCAGCAGAAGGATGGCAGTTGAGCACACCTTCGCCCTTGCTCTATGCAGCCCACAAAGCCGCATTGGAAATAGTGGAGGAAGCGGGATGGGACAACATACAGGCCAAAAGAAAAAAGCTCAGCAACTGGCTATGGTTCCTGTTGGAAGAAGTGAATACCACTACCGCTGAACCGGTCATTGAATTCATCACACCGCGAGAGGAAGCAGAGCGCGGTTCCCAGGTCTCCATGCTCATGTTGCGCGATGGCAAAAAGATCTTCGACGAGCTCACCAAGGCCGGCATCATCGTCGACTGGCGCGAGCCCAACGTCATCCGCCTCGCCCCCGTACCATTGTACAACACCTATCAGGAAGTCTGGCACTTTGCAGATACATTGCTGGATATTTTGAAAAACAAAGTATAA
- the pyrF gene encoding orotidine-5'-phosphate decarboxylase translates to MTREQLIHQIKTKQSYLCVGLDTDITKIPKHLLSKPEPIFEFNRRIIDATKDYCVSYKINTAFYEALGLIGWEAMERTVDYIPSSHFKIADAKRGDIGNTSSQYAKAFFETMDFDAITVAPYMGADSVKPFLEYKDKWTILLGLTSNSGAADFELQPAGEGLLYQKVLTTAAQWGNPGNLMYVVGATQSDWFADIRKITPDHFYLVPGVGAQGGSLKEISEKAMNKDVGILVNASRAIIYASNGEDFATKAKEVAKEYQQEMAGYLK, encoded by the coding sequence ATGACACGCGAACAACTCATTCACCAAATCAAAACAAAGCAATCTTACCTCTGCGTAGGCCTCGACACCGACATCACCAAAATCCCCAAACACCTCTTATCCAAGCCCGAACCCATCTTCGAATTCAACAGGCGCATCATTGACGCTACCAAAGACTACTGCGTCAGCTACAAGATCAACACCGCTTTCTATGAAGCACTGGGATTAATAGGCTGGGAGGCCATGGAAAGGACCGTGGATTACATCCCGTCCTCCCACTTCAAAATTGCCGATGCCAAGCGCGGCGATATCGGCAATACCTCTTCACAATATGCCAAAGCATTCTTTGAGACCATGGACTTCGATGCCATCACCGTGGCGCCCTACATGGGAGCCGATAGCGTCAAGCCTTTTCTGGAATACAAAGACAAGTGGACCATCCTGCTCGGACTCACTTCCAACAGCGGCGCCGCCGACTTCGAACTGCAGCCCGCAGGGGAGGGGTTACTCTATCAAAAAGTACTGACCACGGCGGCACAGTGGGGCAATCCCGGCAATCTTATGTATGTAGTGGGTGCTACACAGAGCGACTGGTTTGCGGACATCCGCAAAATAACCCCCGATCACTTCTACCTCGTGCCCGGCGTAGGCGCCCAGGGCGGCAGCCTCAAAGAGATCTCTGAAAAGGCCATGAACAAGGATGTAGGCATTCTCGTCAATGCCAGCCGCGCCATCATCTATGCATCTAATGGAGAAGACTTTGCCACAAAAGCCAAAGAAGTGGCGAAGGAATACCAGCAGGAAATGGCGGGTTATCTCAAATAA
- a CDS encoding MmcQ/YjbR family DNA-binding protein, with amino-acid sequence MTIEGIQSICKQFPAVTEDIKWEDHLCFNVGDKMFIITAPDMVPPTASFKVSDEEFDEVSSRAGFKPAPYLARHKWVYVDDINRLSKKEWEYFAKQAYTLVAAKLPAKTKKQLGI; translated from the coding sequence ATGACGATTGAAGGTATCCAGTCGATCTGCAAGCAATTTCCAGCCGTAACGGAAGATATTAAATGGGAAGATCACCTTTGTTTTAATGTAGGTGATAAGATGTTCATTATTACTGCGCCTGATATGGTGCCGCCTACTGCTTCTTTTAAGGTATCGGATGAGGAGTTTGACGAAGTGAGCAGCCGCGCAGGGTTCAAACCGGCGCCCTACCTGGCCCGTCATAAATGGGTGTATGTGGACGATATCAACCGGCTTTCCAAAAAGGAATGGGAATATTTTGCTAAACAGGCCTATACCCTGGTAGCTGCAAAACTGCCCGCCAAAACGAAAAAGCAACTGGGTATTTAA
- a CDS encoding DUF4097 family beta strand repeat-containing protein, translating into MKAILRAYSTSLLITALSFGTQQVLAGEDPMVEKKKTYSKSYSVSSSDKISLRNQFGEMKINTWDKNEVKVDVVITAEAGTDERAQQILDIIEIQDGKGGNGVWFKTKIGNNNQHRGKGEKQSFDIDYTVYLPANNVLDAGNEFGPMTIGDYKGKVSLESKFGSLTTGNLTGYAKVQVEFGKANIGSMDNGDVTIKFSRGLINKLSGEVKANFEHSSIKVGVENDVKNLDVKNSFTQLFLDVNTGLSANFDISTSFCEVKNKTSFAIKKEGDDEDHGPKFDFRYSGKAGGGGSNVRVKTSFGDVTIGHNIAFDVNDDNKKDKKKTKSI; encoded by the coding sequence ATGAAAGCAATTCTAAGAGCATATAGCACGAGTTTATTGATCACTGCCCTCTCATTCGGCACCCAGCAAGTGCTGGCCGGCGAAGACCCGATGGTAGAAAAGAAGAAGACGTATTCGAAATCTTATTCCGTGAGCAGTAGTGACAAGATCTCCCTGCGTAACCAGTTTGGCGAGATGAAGATCAATACGTGGGATAAGAATGAGGTGAAGGTTGATGTAGTGATCACTGCCGAAGCAGGCACTGATGAACGTGCACAGCAGATCCTCGATATTATCGAGATACAGGATGGTAAGGGAGGCAACGGCGTTTGGTTCAAAACGAAGATCGGGAATAATAACCAACACCGCGGCAAGGGGGAAAAGCAAAGTTTTGATATTGACTACACCGTGTATCTGCCGGCCAATAATGTACTGGATGCCGGTAATGAATTCGGCCCTATGACAATCGGTGATTATAAAGGGAAAGTAAGCCTTGAAAGCAAGTTTGGCAGTCTGACCACCGGTAACCTGACCGGTTATGCCAAGGTACAGGTAGAGTTTGGCAAAGCCAATATCGGCAGCATGGACAATGGTGATGTGACGATCAAGTTCTCGCGGGGCCTTATTAATAAGCTGTCGGGTGAAGTGAAAGCCAATTTTGAACACAGCAGTATTAAGGTGGGCGTGGAAAATGATGTAAAGAACCTGGATGTGAAGAATAGTTTCACCCAGCTTTTCCTGGATGTGAATACCGGCCTATCCGCCAATTTCGACATCAGCACGAGTTTTTGTGAGGTGAAGAATAAGACGAGCTTTGCGATCAAGAAGGAAGGGGATGATGAAGACCATGGGCCCAAGTTTGATTTCAGGTATTCGGGCAAAGCTGGTGGCGGCGGCTCGAATGTGCGGGTGAAGACCAGCTTCGGAGATGTGACGATCGGGCATAATATTGCGTTTGATGTGAATGATGATAATAAGAAGGATAAGAAGAAGACGAAGAGTATTTGA
- a CDS encoding RNA polymerase sigma factor: protein MELTATTIRDELVERCKRGDSPAYQQLYQRYSKAMYNTSLRIVNNSADAEDVLQEAFLDAFRSLHDFHYRSTFGAWLKKIVINKSINTLRKRRAHFVEINEHNEDAVYALAQEETVNEEEMQYQVTEVKRAIQKLPDGYRTVLSLYLLEGYDHEEIAGILSISHNTVRTQYVRAKQKLLSIIKQGGLS from the coding sequence TTGGAGCTGACTGCAACCACCATCCGGGATGAATTGGTAGAACGTTGTAAACGAGGGGATTCCCCGGCTTATCAACAGTTGTACCAACGATATTCCAAAGCCATGTACAACACGAGCCTGCGGATCGTGAATAATTCCGCAGATGCAGAAGACGTACTGCAGGAAGCTTTCCTGGACGCCTTCCGTTCACTGCACGATTTTCATTACCGCTCCACGTTCGGGGCCTGGTTGAAGAAGATCGTGATCAATAAGTCGATCAATACGCTGCGCAAAAGGCGGGCGCATTTTGTGGAGATCAATGAGCACAATGAAGATGCCGTGTATGCCCTGGCGCAGGAGGAAACCGTGAACGAAGAGGAGATGCAATACCAGGTAACCGAAGTGAAGCGCGCGATACAGAAGCTACCGGATGGCTACCGGACGGTGCTGAGCCTTTACCTGCTGGAAGGCTATGACCATGAAGAGATAGCAGGCATATTGAGCATATCGCACAACACGGTACGCACCCAATATGTAAGAGCGAAACAAAAACTACTCTCTATTATAAAACAAGGAGGATTGTCATGA
- a CDS encoding acyl-CoA dehydrogenase family protein produces the protein MAAKTDQFVSPDYFVLDELLTEEQKLIRESVRNYVKKEISPIIEDYAQRAEFPEHIVKQLGELGCFGPTIPVEYGGGGLDYISYGLMMQELERGDSGVRSTASVQGSLVMFPIYEYGSEEQRHKYLPKLASGEWLGCFGLTEPDHGSNPAGMLTNIKDAGDHVILNGAKMWISNAPFSQVAVVWAKDEQGDIRGVIVERGMKGFSTPTTHGKWSLRASATGELVFDNVQVPKENILNIKGLKGPLSCLTRARYGIAWGSVGAAMDCYDTALRYSLERVQFDRPIGGFQLQQKKLAEMITEITKAQLLNWRLGVLMNEHKATPQQVSMAKRNGCEIAADIARDARQMLGGMGITGEYAIMRHMMNIESVITYEGTHDIHLLITGMDVTGLNAFK, from the coding sequence ATGGCCGCCAAAACCGATCAGTTTGTAAGCCCCGACTACTTTGTCCTGGATGAACTATTGACGGAAGAACAAAAACTTATCCGTGAATCTGTCCGAAACTATGTCAAAAAAGAGATATCGCCCATCATTGAAGACTATGCCCAGCGGGCCGAATTCCCGGAGCATATCGTAAAACAATTGGGCGAGCTGGGCTGCTTTGGTCCCACCATCCCGGTGGAATATGGGGGCGGCGGACTGGATTACATCAGTTACGGCCTCATGATGCAGGAATTGGAAAGAGGGGATAGTGGAGTACGCTCCACAGCTTCTGTGCAGGGCTCCCTCGTCATGTTCCCCATCTATGAATACGGCAGTGAAGAACAACGGCATAAATACCTGCCCAAACTGGCCAGCGGCGAATGGCTGGGCTGCTTTGGGCTCACCGAGCCCGACCATGGGTCCAACCCGGCCGGCATGCTCACCAACATCAAAGATGCCGGCGATCACGTCATCCTCAATGGCGCCAAAATGTGGATCAGCAATGCGCCTTTTTCCCAGGTGGCAGTTGTTTGGGCCAAAGATGAACAAGGCGACATTCGCGGTGTTATAGTAGAGCGCGGCATGAAAGGGTTCTCCACGCCCACCACGCACGGCAAATGGAGCCTGCGGGCCTCGGCCACGGGCGAGTTGGTGTTCGACAATGTACAGGTACCCAAAGAAAATATCCTGAACATAAAAGGACTGAAAGGTCCGCTGAGTTGTTTGACAAGGGCCCGTTATGGCATTGCCTGGGGATCGGTAGGCGCGGCGATGGATTGTTACGATACAGCCCTGCGTTATTCGCTGGAGCGGGTACAGTTCGACCGTCCCATTGGTGGTTTCCAGTTGCAGCAGAAAAAACTGGCGGAAATGATCACGGAGATCACCAAAGCGCAGTTGCTCAACTGGCGGCTGGGCGTATTAATGAATGAGCACAAGGCCACACCGCAGCAGGTGAGCATGGCCAAGCGCAATGGATGTGAAATTGCAGCCGACATTGCTCGCGATGCCCGGCAGATGCTGGGTGGTATGGGCATCACCGGCGAATACGCCATCATGCGCCACATGATGAACATCGAAAGCGTCATCACCTACGAAGGCACCCACGACATCCATTTGCTCATCACCGGCATGGACGTAACAGGACTGAATGCCTTTAAATAA
- a CDS encoding shikimate kinase codes for MRIILIGFMGSGKTHWGLQVAHRLQLPFFDLDEEVVKAEDKTVADIFADSGEEYFRQLEKQTMEKLVEDNESLVLSCGGGTPCFFNNIDFMKKVGIVVWLNTHVDVILQRLLKEKAKRPLIKDIDDEGLRTYIIRKLNERRMYYEQADVVLDKEDAISMNDFIQTVLHA; via the coding sequence ATGAGAATCATCCTCATAGGTTTCATGGGCTCCGGCAAAACGCACTGGGGATTGCAGGTGGCACACCGCCTTCAACTGCCTTTCTTCGACCTCGATGAAGAAGTCGTAAAAGCAGAAGACAAAACCGTGGCAGATATCTTTGCAGATTCCGGGGAGGAATACTTTCGGCAATTGGAAAAACAAACCATGGAAAAACTCGTGGAAGACAACGAATCCCTGGTGCTCTCCTGTGGTGGCGGTACGCCCTGTTTCTTCAACAACATTGACTTCATGAAAAAAGTGGGCATCGTCGTATGGCTCAATACCCATGTGGATGTCATACTCCAGCGCCTGCTCAAAGAAAAAGCAAAACGGCCGCTTATCAAAGACATTGATGATGAAGGATTGCGTACCTACATCATCCGCAAACTCAATGAGCGGCGGATGTACTACGAGCAGGCCGATGTGGTCCTCGATAAAGAAGATGCCATCTCCATGAATGATTTTATCCAAACTGTTTTACATGCATAA
- a CDS encoding DUF423 domain-containing protein: MHKAFLQTAALLGALSVALGAFGAHGLKKWVPVETISTFETGVRYQFYHVFALLAVAILFEKFPGDWMRWAGILFIIGIVLFSGSLYILTALKATNTVGLSGIGAITPFGGLFLIAGWIAMFVAILKK, encoded by the coding sequence ATGCATAAAGCTTTTCTGCAAACGGCCGCCTTGCTGGGCGCCCTCTCCGTAGCCCTCGGCGCCTTCGGCGCACATGGATTGAAAAAATGGGTGCCCGTTGAAACCATCAGTACCTTCGAAACAGGTGTACGGTACCAGTTCTACCACGTATTTGCTTTATTGGCGGTAGCCATCTTATTTGAGAAATTCCCCGGCGACTGGATGCGTTGGGCCGGCATCCTCTTCATCATTGGTATTGTTTTATTCTCCGGTTCCTTATACATCTTAACCGCTTTGAAAGCCACCAACACCGTTGGCCTCAGCGGCATCGGCGCCATTACTCCTTTCGGCGGCTTATTCCTCATCGCCGGCTGGATTGCCATGTTCGTCGCCATCCTGAAGAAGTGA
- a CDS encoding sensor histidine kinase, translated as MLLFTLFLVSFLGSHLHSYGQLDTSEVIDITRIRFYRSEVQSFSVSVQPKGKVPEERIPLLPYRPLSKVLPASFMEKEIFQRFTLTNSGDTAKEVYYMPGFYCRYMQLYEASPGSPAGHFTRVPDSVSHSQRFSGALLIKLKPHETSVFYCRFQFVRTNINNIIPRIIEKDYLREWLESIREKDSLLDIITYVACGILLMMIFYSLAVYLQNRSKEFIFYALYTLCTTSLLFLKSFLNLSPSPFHYFYEEYLDLMIMTASVFTYLVFIRQFINTRVQHPRLDKLLRWSRFVLLLFSIVFSVLYFFTDKYVILSIMENFVIKLIFFIVGITFIVYSIKKKDTLLNYLALGNLSLVVFSILSLLFIIFKWKIADSDGIWGIFNRALFYYEIGLVLELAFFLSGLAWKNRRDIIERVKERERLKLENERKEFEKQMAVVTAMQGERDRISADMHDELGSGVTAIRLMSEILKTKMKHQSIPELEKISNSANELLGKMNTIIWTMKSSNDTVESLIAYIRAHAIEYFDSTPIDCTVRLPAVIPQADISGEKRRNIFLSVKEALNNAMKHSQATHLQIDIIAKDSMLIIRVTDNGVGINTEQLRRFGNGLNNMRRRMESIGGAFHVEGDGKCVLTFEAPL; from the coding sequence ATGCTTCTATTCACTCTTTTTCTTGTTTCTTTTCTTGGCAGCCACCTGCACAGTTATGGTCAATTGGATACGAGTGAGGTGATAGATATCACTAGAATACGTTTTTACCGGTCGGAGGTGCAATCTTTCAGCGTATCTGTACAACCCAAGGGAAAGGTACCGGAAGAACGCATCCCCCTCCTGCCCTACCGGCCGCTCAGTAAAGTACTTCCAGCCAGCTTCATGGAAAAAGAAATTTTCCAGCGGTTTACCTTGACGAATAGTGGCGATACTGCCAAGGAAGTGTATTATATGCCGGGCTTTTATTGCCGGTATATGCAATTGTACGAGGCATCGCCCGGCAGCCCCGCTGGTCATTTTACGCGTGTACCGGACAGTGTTTCGCACAGCCAACGATTCTCCGGCGCTCTTCTTATTAAACTGAAGCCGCATGAAACGAGTGTATTTTATTGCCGCTTCCAGTTTGTACGTACGAATATTAATAATATTATACCCCGTATTATAGAAAAGGATTACCTGCGGGAATGGCTCGAATCGATCCGTGAGAAGGATTCCCTGCTGGATATTATTACGTATGTGGCCTGTGGTATTTTGCTGATGATGATCTTTTATTCGCTGGCCGTGTACCTGCAGAACCGCAGCAAGGAGTTTATTTTTTATGCCCTGTACACGCTGTGCACGACCAGCCTGTTGTTCCTGAAATCGTTCCTTAACCTGTCGCCCTCACCCTTTCATTATTTTTATGAAGAGTACCTGGACCTGATGATTATGACCGCCAGCGTTTTTACGTACCTGGTATTCATCCGGCAGTTTATTAATACCCGGGTGCAACATCCCCGGCTGGACAAGCTGCTGCGCTGGTCGAGGTTTGTACTGCTCCTGTTCAGTATTGTTTTCTCCGTGCTTTATTTTTTTACAGACAAGTATGTTATCCTGAGCATCATGGAGAATTTCGTGATCAAGCTGATCTTCTTTATCGTGGGGATCACGTTTATTGTGTACAGTATTAAGAAGAAAGATACGCTGCTGAATTACCTCGCTTTGGGCAACCTGTCGCTGGTAGTGTTCTCGATCCTCTCCCTGCTGTTTATTATTTTCAAGTGGAAGATCGCAGACAGCGATGGTATCTGGGGCATTTTTAACCGGGCGCTGTTTTATTATGAGATCGGGCTTGTACTGGAGCTCGCTTTTTTCCTTTCGGGCCTTGCCTGGAAGAACCGTCGCGATATTATTGAGCGGGTAAAGGAAAGAGAACGGCTGAAGCTGGAGAATGAACGGAAGGAGTTTGAGAAGCAAATGGCCGTGGTGACCGCGATGCAGGGCGAGCGGGACCGTATTTCGGCCGATATGCACGATGAACTGGGCTCAGGCGTTACCGCCATCCGCCTGATGAGCGAGATCCTGAAGACGAAGATGAAGCATCAATCGATCCCCGAACTGGAAAAGATATCGAACAGCGCCAATGAGCTGCTGGGTAAGATGAATACAATCATCTGGACGATGAAGAGCTCGAATGATACGGTGGAGAGCCTGATCGCTTATATCCGGGCGCATGCGATCGAGTATTTCGACAGCACGCCTATTGATTGTACGGTGCGCCTGCCGGCCGTGATACCACAAGCTGATATCAGCGGCGAGAAACGCCGGAATATTTTCCTGAGCGTGAAGGAGGCCTTGAATAATGCGATGAAGCATTCACAGGCGACGCATTTGCAAATAGATATTATTGCTAAAGATAGTATGCTGATCATCCGCGTTACGGATAATGGCGTGGGGATTAATACGGAGCAGTTGCGCCGGTTTGGGAATGGGCTTAATAATATGCGGAGACGCATGGAGAGTATAGGGGGCGCGTTTCATGTAGAAGGGGATGGGAAGTGTGTGTTGACGTTTGAGGCGCCACTATGA